The following are from one region of the Stigmatella ashevillena genome:
- a CDS encoding SMP-30/gluconolactonase/LRE family protein: MKLHHAVVLAVLAVGCAARQRPQEASGGAPPPVSLLLAFDVAQGQFPEGLAVQGGDAYVGMAPTGQVLRISSSGAVTPYGRWPAIPPKAGFLTGLVFDAKGNLYAGLASYSPQIRTGIYRLAAQEEEATLFASHPELAFPNGLKFDAKGRLFVTDSATGAVFVFGPEGQGEKWAAAPSLQGDNAFCGAAEIPFPIGANGLTFDGDSVLVVSSDRASLVRIPVMPDGRAGTPEPVLGPDCKGFFGADDVLRDPKDGSLWVSMNRANRILRITPDKRIHTVEAAGVFDGPASLAIVEQDGRRWMYVTNFGFMTANQGGTPRLGLLRFPISEPE; this comes from the coding sequence ATGAAGCTGCACCATGCTGTCGTTCTGGCCGTCCTCGCGGTGGGGTGTGCCGCCCGGCAGCGGCCTCAAGAGGCTTCGGGGGGCGCGCCGCCTCCTGTCAGCCTGCTCCTCGCTTTTGATGTGGCCCAAGGCCAATTTCCCGAAGGGCTCGCCGTGCAGGGCGGGGATGCCTATGTCGGCATGGCGCCCACGGGACAGGTGCTCCGGATCTCTTCCTCGGGGGCGGTGACGCCCTATGGGCGCTGGCCCGCGATTCCGCCGAAGGCAGGCTTCCTCACCGGCCTGGTCTTCGATGCGAAGGGCAACCTCTACGCGGGGCTGGCCTCATATTCACCGCAGATTCGCACGGGCATCTACCGGCTCGCGGCCCAGGAAGAAGAGGCCACCCTCTTTGCCAGCCACCCGGAGTTGGCCTTCCCCAATGGACTGAAGTTCGACGCGAAGGGGCGCCTGTTCGTCACGGATTCCGCCACCGGGGCCGTGTTCGTGTTTGGTCCAGAAGGGCAGGGCGAGAAGTGGGCCGCGGCCCCCTCGCTCCAGGGAGACAACGCCTTCTGTGGAGCGGCGGAGATTCCCTTTCCCATTGGCGCCAATGGCCTGACGTTCGATGGGGACAGCGTGTTGGTCGTCAGCAGCGACCGGGCTTCGCTGGTGCGCATTCCGGTCATGCCCGACGGCCGGGCGGGGACCCCGGAGCCCGTGCTCGGTCCGGATTGCAAGGGCTTCTTCGGGGCCGATGACGTGCTGAGGGACCCGAAGGACGGCAGCCTGTGGGTGTCGATGAACCGGGCCAACCGCATCCTCCGGATCACCCCGGACAAGCGCATTCACACGGTGGAGGCGGCTGGTGTATTCGATGGCCCCGCCAGCCTGGCCATCGTCGAGCAGGACGGCCGCCGCTGGATGTATGTCACCAACTTCGGTTTCATGACCGCGAATCAGGGGGGCACACCGCGGCTGGGGCTCCTCCGGTTTCCCATCTCCGAGCCGGAGTGA
- a CDS encoding stage II sporulation protein M encodes MATPLPAFVARRRPDWDALRALLARQRAGTLRLDELRTLDTLYRRAASDLAHAQTFYPATDAHRFLNQLCGQAYAAIYQPPRERWEAVRGFFWRDFPATLRTEGRFVATSGGLFVLGLLLGALVVLLEPRGAELLVPEGVRSYVAQGRMWTDDLLSVAPPNAVSSSIATNNLTVIIFTFASGILLGLGTVFTLVNNGVQIGAIAALCSREGLGGALLDFVSAHGPVELSIIVIAGGAGLMLGQALIDPGELPRGQALALRGKAAVKLVLGCAPFLAAIGAVEGFISPGSLFPTWLKAGLGLTLGTLFWTYLLRAGRGEALSSTRLR; translated from the coding sequence GTGGCCACGCCCCTGCCCGCCTTCGTCGCGCGTCGGCGTCCGGATTGGGATGCCCTGCGGGCGCTGCTGGCCCGGCAACGGGCGGGCACCTTGCGGCTGGACGAGCTGCGCACGCTCGATACCCTCTACCGCCGAGCCGCCTCGGACCTGGCGCACGCGCAGACCTTCTACCCCGCCACGGACGCCCACCGCTTCCTCAACCAACTCTGTGGCCAGGCCTACGCCGCCATCTACCAGCCACCTCGGGAGCGTTGGGAGGCCGTGCGGGGCTTCTTCTGGCGCGATTTTCCCGCCACCCTGCGGACCGAGGGGCGCTTTGTCGCCACGAGCGGAGGGCTCTTTGTCCTGGGGCTGCTGCTGGGCGCGCTGGTGGTGCTGCTGGAGCCCCGGGGCGCGGAGCTGCTCGTGCCGGAAGGGGTCCGCTCCTACGTGGCCCAGGGGCGGATGTGGACGGACGATCTGCTCTCCGTGGCACCGCCCAACGCGGTGTCCTCCAGCATCGCCACCAACAACCTCACCGTCATCATCTTCACCTTCGCCTCGGGCATCCTCTTGGGCCTGGGCACGGTGTTCACCCTCGTCAACAACGGGGTGCAGATCGGCGCCATCGCCGCCCTCTGTTCCCGCGAAGGCCTGGGAGGGGCGCTGCTGGACTTCGTGTCCGCTCACGGCCCGGTGGAGCTGTCCATCATCGTTATCGCGGGCGGCGCGGGGTTGATGCTGGGCCAAGCGCTCATCGATCCGGGAGAACTGCCCCGGGGCCAGGCGCTGGCCCTGCGTGGCAAGGCCGCCGTGAAGCTGGTGCTGGGCTGCGCGCCCTTCCTGGCCGCGATTGGCGCCGTCGAGGGCTTCATCTCCCCGGGCAGCCTGTTCCCCACCTGGCTCAAGGCGGGGCTCGGGCTGACGCTGGGAACGCTCTTCTGGACCTACCTGCTCCGGGCCGGCAGGGGCGAAGCGCTCTCCTCGACGAGGCTTCGCTGA
- the fruA gene encoding response regulator transcription factor FruA — translation MAQNQLSVRISVLEGPWSAWQGLADGLRSEGLNVMSVTRDVRTLLDSLGTDPPQVTILDVEPDHEATVGCSVTEGLNLLREARKRRLEVRMLMLSAVSAPDIISQCFDEGASGYLFRAGLGVGAVATAIHGLIRGERLFPVQLLRNDFEHPPVATQPASVLNALTQREREVLGYVAGGADNLKIAAHLQIAERTVKSHVTQLYRKLGAENRTQLALRACHLGVRPPPDL, via the coding sequence ATGGCACAAAATCAGCTATCGGTTCGTATTTCCGTTCTTGAAGGTCCATGGTCCGCGTGGCAGGGGCTCGCCGACGGATTGCGCAGTGAGGGACTGAACGTCATGTCCGTCACGCGTGACGTGAGGACCCTGCTCGACAGCCTGGGAACGGATCCACCGCAGGTCACCATTCTGGATGTCGAGCCGGATCACGAGGCCACGGTCGGGTGCTCGGTCACGGAGGGGCTCAACCTCCTGCGCGAGGCGCGCAAGCGCCGCTTGGAGGTCCGGATGCTGATGCTGTCGGCGGTCAGCGCTCCAGACATCATCTCCCAGTGCTTCGATGAGGGGGCCTCGGGCTATCTGTTCCGCGCCGGCCTGGGCGTGGGCGCGGTGGCGACCGCCATTCACGGGCTGATCCGGGGCGAGCGGCTGTTCCCCGTGCAACTGCTGCGCAATGACTTCGAGCATCCGCCCGTGGCCACGCAGCCAGCCAGCGTGCTGAATGCGCTCACACAGCGTGAGCGCGAGGTGCTGGGCTATGTGGCGGGCGGCGCGGACAATCTGAAGATCGCCGCGCACCTGCAGATCGCCGAGCGCACGGTGAAGTCTCACGTGACGCAGCTGTACCGCAAGCTGGGAGCCGAGAACCGGACCCAGCTCGCCCTGCGCGCCTGCCATCTGGGTGTGCGGCCGCCGCCGGATTTGTGA
- a CDS encoding right-handed parallel beta-helix repeat-containing protein, which yields MSSQRVFKSAVGVLSCLFLLACDTEGEWSSEDYFPQDEPLQAQDPAPSAPTGKNWFVSPQGSDEGRGTRESPLRTLVRATALAKAGDAIRVLPGVYAETLVLESKGSGDPVFLLGEGSPRPTLVPNRQDRGSLIRVKGRWRLENLHIDLGGAPMVAVVFENGGHHSVLSKSELHHGTAGTGVLVDGAENVTIQHNTLHHFIKPGDDSHGVTVVGPSRNVVIWDNDIHHNSGDSIQCQAGKGPAEAVLIDGNTLHEDGENGVDIKRCHEVTVRNNRLFGFPNQDIRNAGTSAGEAVVIHEAARGIKIQNNDISDAGRGISVVGDSTFPEGVWLESNTIQDIHSRTKGNGHGIRIEVAKHVKLLDNTLANTASYGMMVAADGKEVQGLIIRNNTLRGGAQSLLLRLGHERLRPGLILEGNRYARGGILQADGVKEKLSGTNAHLEENFSGERLTLSSQASLDAWRQVLEADVGAGLLE from the coding sequence ATGAGCAGTCAGCGAGTCTTCAAGAGCGCAGTCGGCGTGCTCTCCTGCCTCTTCCTGCTGGCATGCGACACTGAAGGGGAGTGGTCCTCCGAGGACTACTTCCCTCAGGACGAGCCGCTTCAAGCGCAGGATCCGGCCCCCTCGGCGCCCACGGGGAAGAACTGGTTTGTCAGCCCCCAGGGCTCGGATGAGGGCCGTGGCACGCGCGAGTCTCCGCTGCGCACCCTCGTCCGGGCCACGGCGCTCGCCAAGGCAGGCGATGCCATCCGGGTGCTTCCCGGCGTGTACGCTGAGACCCTGGTCCTCGAGTCCAAGGGCTCCGGCGACCCGGTCTTCCTCCTCGGCGAAGGCTCACCTCGTCCCACCCTGGTGCCCAACCGTCAGGACCGGGGCTCGCTCATCCGCGTGAAGGGGCGTTGGCGGCTGGAGAACCTTCACATCGACCTAGGCGGGGCCCCGATGGTGGCCGTCGTCTTCGAGAACGGCGGCCACCACTCGGTTCTGTCCAAGAGTGAGCTTCACCATGGGACCGCGGGCACGGGGGTGCTCGTGGACGGCGCGGAGAACGTCACGATCCAGCACAACACCCTCCACCACTTCATCAAGCCGGGAGACGACTCCCACGGCGTGACGGTGGTGGGCCCCTCGCGCAACGTCGTCATCTGGGACAACGACATCCACCACAACTCGGGCGATTCCATCCAGTGTCAGGCGGGCAAGGGCCCCGCCGAGGCCGTGCTCATCGACGGCAACACGCTGCACGAGGATGGAGAGAACGGGGTGGACATCAAGCGGTGCCACGAGGTCACCGTCCGCAACAACCGCCTGTTCGGCTTTCCCAACCAGGACATCCGCAACGCGGGGACTTCCGCCGGAGAGGCCGTCGTCATCCACGAGGCCGCCCGCGGCATCAAGATCCAGAACAACGACATTTCCGATGCGGGCCGTGGCATCTCCGTGGTGGGGGACAGCACGTTTCCCGAAGGCGTGTGGCTGGAGAGCAACACCATCCAGGACATCCACAGCCGCACGAAGGGCAACGGCCATGGCATCCGCATCGAGGTGGCCAAGCACGTGAAGCTGTTGGACAACACCCTGGCGAACACGGCCAGCTACGGGATGATGGTGGCCGCCGATGGCAAGGAAGTCCAAGGGCTCATCATCCGCAACAACACCCTCCGGGGAGGGGCTCAGTCCCTGCTGCTCCGCCTGGGGCACGAGCGCCTCCGCCCCGGTCTCATCCTGGAAGGCAACCGCTATGCCCGCGGTGGCATCCTCCAGGCCGATGGGGTGAAGGAGAAGCTCAGCGGCACGAACGCTCACCTCGAGGAGAATTTCTCTGGAGAGCGGCTGACCCTCTCCTCTCAGGCAAGCCTCGATGCGTGGCGGCAAGTGCTCGAGGCGGACGTCGGGGCGGGCCTACTGGAATGA
- a CDS encoding J domain-containing protein has product MNPAVVSWQTLENVEVECTHCGVRMTLHEGSGRRVKYFRCGSCHRWVSSTYTDIFRSDAKMRTHPAKDTSAQDARFLEVKDRLDRWLNALEEQDPYHVLGVSPLDSAEAVRTRYRELALERHPDRGGSVEKMRELNGAYEKILRHRQRKRAESMVQRSLVEESASPLPARSR; this is encoded by the coding sequence ATGAATCCGGCGGTGGTGAGTTGGCAGACCCTGGAGAACGTCGAAGTCGAGTGCACGCACTGCGGCGTTCGGATGACCCTACATGAAGGAAGCGGACGGCGGGTGAAGTACTTCCGCTGCGGCTCCTGTCACCGCTGGGTCTCCAGCACCTACACGGACATCTTCCGCTCGGATGCCAAGATGCGCACCCACCCGGCGAAGGATACCTCCGCGCAGGATGCGCGCTTCCTGGAGGTGAAGGACCGGCTGGATCGCTGGCTCAACGCCCTGGAAGAGCAGGACCCGTACCACGTGCTGGGGGTGTCGCCCCTGGACTCGGCGGAGGCGGTGCGCACGCGCTACCGCGAGCTGGCGCTGGAGCGGCACCCGGACCGGGGTGGCTCGGTGGAGAAGATGCGCGAGCTGAACGGTGCCTACGAGAAGATCCTCCGCCACCGGCAGCGCAAGCGCGCGGAGTCCATGGTTCAGCGAAGCCTCGTCGAGGAGAGCGCTTCGCCCCTGCCGGCCCGGAGCAGGTAG
- the glgC gene encoding glucose-1-phosphate adenylyltransferase: protein MAKHILGMILAGGQGTRLAPLTAKRSKPAVPFGSKFRIIDFALNNFINSGIYSIYVLTQFKAQSLTEHIQRGWRFGSFLSDYFITLVPAQMYRFEELGPVWYRGTADAIYQNLHLVENNAAEHVAIFSGDHIYKMNVAHMVEMHESQRADITIAAYPTPLADAHRFGIMQVDERGRVTEFQEKPKDAKPMPDRPTMALASMGNYIFRRQVLQDLLEEDARQESSQHDFGKNILPKALKDGYHIQYYDFTRNPIPGRDAPNTYWRDVGTLEAYHEASMDLVSVNPEFDLYNPGWALRTANEYSPPAKFVHEAGDRMGRALNSLVAGGCIISGGVTRESILFRWARVNSYAEVTRSVLFDGVDIGRHAKVKNAIIDKGVRVPPNATVGYDLEQDKARGFTVTDSGIVVVPKNYRFA, encoded by the coding sequence ATGGCGAAGCACATCCTCGGCATGATCCTGGCCGGAGGCCAGGGAACTCGTCTCGCACCACTCACCGCGAAGCGCTCGAAGCCCGCCGTTCCCTTCGGCTCGAAGTTCCGCATCATCGACTTCGCACTCAACAACTTCATCAACTCAGGCATCTACTCCATCTATGTCCTGACGCAGTTCAAGGCGCAGTCGCTCACCGAGCACATCCAGCGGGGCTGGCGCTTCGGCTCGTTCCTCTCGGACTACTTCATCACGCTGGTGCCGGCGCAGATGTACCGCTTCGAGGAGCTGGGGCCTGTCTGGTACCGAGGCACGGCGGACGCCATCTACCAGAACCTCCACCTGGTGGAGAACAACGCGGCGGAGCACGTGGCCATCTTCTCCGGTGACCACATCTACAAGATGAACGTCGCGCACATGGTGGAGATGCACGAGTCCCAGCGCGCGGACATCACCATCGCCGCGTACCCGACGCCGCTGGCGGACGCCCATCGCTTCGGCATCATGCAGGTGGACGAGCGGGGCCGCGTCACCGAGTTCCAGGAGAAGCCCAAGGACGCCAAGCCGATGCCAGACCGGCCCACCATGGCCCTGGCCAGCATGGGCAACTACATCTTCCGTCGGCAGGTGCTCCAGGATCTGCTGGAGGAGGATGCGCGCCAGGAGAGCTCACAGCACGACTTCGGCAAGAACATCCTCCCCAAGGCGCTGAAGGACGGCTACCACATCCAGTATTACGACTTCACCCGCAACCCCATCCCGGGACGGGACGCGCCGAACACGTACTGGCGGGACGTGGGCACGCTGGAGGCCTACCACGAGGCCTCCATGGATCTGGTCTCGGTGAACCCGGAGTTCGACCTGTACAACCCCGGCTGGGCGCTGCGGACGGCCAACGAGTACAGCCCGCCGGCGAAGTTCGTCCACGAGGCCGGGGACCGGATGGGCCGAGCCCTCAACTCGCTGGTGGCGGGGGGCTGCATCATCTCCGGCGGCGTGACACGCGAGAGCATCCTCTTCCGCTGGGCCCGGGTGAACTCGTACGCGGAGGTCACCCGCTCGGTGCTCTTCGATGGGGTGGACATCGGCCGTCACGCCAAGGTGAAGAACGCCATCATCGACAAGGGGGTGCGCGTCCCGCCCAACGCGACCGTCGGTTATGATCTGGAACAGGACAAGGCGCGCGGCTTCACCGTGACCGACTCGGGCATCGTCGTCGTTCCGAAGAACTACCGGTTCGCCTGA
- a CDS encoding RDD family protein, producing the protein MAFSPSPSLDVATPERVALTLPVAGIGYRCLAWLLDAAILFFFWVIAYFVFSLLVSDVLGAFRALSGLGQTLLVVGIFATQWLYWTVAEVVSHGQTPGKRLTGIRVVRSDGSPVGVYESAVRNLLRAVDFLPLLYATGCITMLFTPQHRRLGDLLAGTVLVREERINLDRYTASAAAVPAGVPSGAVRLGPEDVDLILDFLERTPWLEPEARQRLGARLVERFGGLEEAERARVLASPETLEGFLRARAQAVS; encoded by the coding sequence ATGGCGTTTTCCCCCTCCCCCAGCCTTGACGTGGCCACCCCTGAGCGCGTGGCCCTCACCCTGCCAGTGGCTGGCATCGGCTACCGATGCCTTGCCTGGCTCCTCGATGCGGCGATCCTCTTCTTCTTCTGGGTCATCGCCTACTTCGTCTTTTCGCTGCTCGTCTCGGATGTGCTCGGGGCCTTCCGGGCCTTGTCCGGGCTGGGGCAGACCCTGCTCGTCGTGGGGATCTTCGCCACCCAGTGGCTGTACTGGACGGTGGCCGAGGTCGTCTCTCACGGGCAGACGCCAGGCAAGCGGCTGACGGGTATCCGGGTCGTCCGCTCGGATGGCTCGCCCGTGGGGGTGTACGAGAGCGCCGTACGGAACCTGCTGCGGGCGGTGGATTTTCTGCCCCTGCTCTACGCCACTGGCTGCATCACCATGCTCTTCACCCCGCAGCACCGCCGACTGGGAGATCTGCTGGCCGGGACCGTCCTGGTGCGCGAGGAGCGCATCAACCTGGACCGGTACACGGCGTCGGCCGCCGCCGTGCCCGCCGGGGTCCCGTCCGGGGCCGTGCGCCTGGGGCCCGAGGACGTGGACCTCATCCTCGACTTCCTCGAGCGCACCCCGTGGCTGGAGCCTGAGGCCCGGCAGCGGCTGGGAGCGCGGCTGGTGGAGCGCTTCGGGGGGCTGGAGGAAGCCGAGCGCGCCAGGGTGCTTGCGTCTCCAGAGACGCTCGAGGGGTTTCTCCGGGCACGGGCCCAGGCGGTGAGCTGA
- a CDS encoding HEAT repeat domain-containing protein: MRHLLFASLLLSPVAAFAQGAPPAPSALQTHEGPPASSGGATSEDTALLRGLLWATEPTPDEIRAMAIEDLALLGDPRALNPLALLLGDPNPRVQASALRAVALFQHPRAEELLTQVVRHPRLPDALKIQALDGLLYQRTASARATVVAASKDPRLPSALQSAALAVVARWDSPRK; the protein is encoded by the coding sequence ATGCGTCACCTGCTGTTCGCCAGCCTCTTGCTCTCCCCCGTCGCGGCGTTCGCCCAGGGCGCGCCTCCGGCCCCCTCGGCCCTTCAGACCCACGAGGGGCCTCCGGCCTCCAGTGGGGGGGCGACGAGCGAGGACACAGCGCTGCTGCGCGGCCTGCTGTGGGCCACCGAGCCTACCCCGGACGAGATTCGGGCCATGGCCATCGAGGATCTGGCGCTCCTGGGAGATCCCCGTGCCCTCAACCCGCTGGCCTTGCTGCTGGGGGATCCCAACCCCCGGGTCCAGGCTTCCGCCCTGCGCGCCGTGGCCCTCTTCCAGCATCCGCGCGCCGAGGAGCTCCTCACCCAGGTGGTCCGCCACCCCCGCCTGCCGGATGCCCTGAAGATCCAAGCCCTGGACGGACTGCTCTACCAGCGCACCGCCTCCGCGCGCGCGACCGTGGTGGCCGCCTCGAAAGACCCCCGCCTGCCCTCCGCCCTCCAGTCCGCCGCGCTCGCCGTGGTAGCCCGATGGGACAGCCCCCGAAAGTAG